In one Aeromicrobium erythreum genomic region, the following are encoded:
- a CDS encoding isocitrate lyase/PEP mutase family protein, with amino-acid sequence MDLSTRAQTLLDLHTAPELLTVVNVWDAITARVVTEVEGTRALATASHSIAASHGYEDGENIPVDEMIAAIGLIVANTHLPVSADLEAGYGDPGETARKAIGVGAVGANLEDQQKPLAEAVAAVEAVVRAGEAEGVPFVLNARTDVVAQAGDRPHDEVIADAVQRGKAFIEAGAPVVFVPGPLSEDDISTLVDAWGPQRLTTIGYPGSVPLARQQELGVARVSYGPFTQSVALMALQDLARDVEAGGRLPEDFRVLN; translated from the coding sequence ATGGACCTCTCGACCCGTGCCCAGACCCTGCTCGACCTGCACACCGCTCCGGAGCTGCTCACCGTCGTCAACGTGTGGGACGCCATCACCGCCCGCGTCGTGACCGAGGTCGAGGGCACCCGTGCCCTCGCCACCGCGAGCCACTCCATCGCGGCCTCCCACGGTTACGAGGACGGGGAGAACATCCCCGTCGACGAGATGATCGCCGCGATCGGGCTGATCGTCGCGAACACCCACCTCCCCGTCAGCGCCGACCTCGAGGCGGGCTACGGCGACCCTGGCGAGACCGCTCGGAAGGCGATCGGCGTCGGGGCGGTCGGCGCCAACCTCGAGGACCAGCAGAAGCCGCTCGCCGAGGCCGTCGCCGCGGTCGAGGCCGTCGTGCGGGCCGGCGAGGCCGAGGGCGTCCCGTTCGTGCTCAATGCCCGCACCGACGTCGTCGCGCAGGCCGGCGACCGTCCGCACGACGAGGTCATCGCCGACGCCGTCCAGCGCGGGAAGGCCTTCATCGAGGCGGGCGCCCCCGTCGTCTTCGTGCCTGGTCCGCTCTCCGAGGACGACATCAGCACCCTGGTCGACGCGTGGGGACCGCAGCGCCTCACCACCATCGGCTACCCGGGCTCGGTGCCGCTCGCCCGGCAGCAAGAGCTCGGCGTGGCCCGGGTCTCCTACGGACCGTTCACCCAGTCGGTCGCCCTCATGGCCCTGCAGGACCTCGCCCGCGACGTCGAGGCCGGCGGCAGGCTGCCCGAGGACTTCCGCGTCCTCAACTGA